A single Salmo trutta chromosome 14, fSalTru1.1, whole genome shotgun sequence DNA region contains:
- the LOC115208507 gene encoding nuclear factor 7, brain-like, with protein sequence MAASVSELLLAILEKLDTKELERFNWELCNSNLKDFPNISKAHLENVTRHATVDRMVETYCDEGAVNVTNMILSNMDLNKLAMSLKRDLPEEEPAQIKRREDGEPVSVLKDNLRSDLTHLEEKLEKCENALESYDSMTQHTKDQQVDTTRRIREEFEKLHQFLREEEEARLAALREEEKEKGMLIERGKDSIEEQIISLTDAIEAVKEDLMKGSERFLESYKLTQSRATAQCKLPDPQLVSGALIDIAKHLGNLQFQVWEQMQAIVKHSPVILDPNTAPSTMTLSDDLTSVRHTAIEKQQIPDNPERFTQWAKVLGSAGLVKGSEHSWEVEVGDQPEWNLGVAAESVNRKGENLLASPEYGIWAILKRGRKYTNGIGKTLTLKRIPQRIRVQLNYDRGEVAFYDPKDNTHIYTYKHRFTETVYPYISVWKIKDASNRDIQICPSEVSVTVKSYQ encoded by the coding sequence ATGGCAGCATCTGTCTCTGAGTTGTTGCTGGCCATTCTGGAGAAACTGGACACAAAAGAGCTGGAGAGATTTAACTGGGAGCTGTGCAATAGCAATCTGAAAGATTTTCCCAACATTTCAAAGGCTCACCTGGAGAATGTTACAAGACATGCCACTGTGGATAGGATGGTGGAGACCTACTGCGATGAGGGAGCTGTGAACGTCACAAACATGATCCTAAGCAACATGGACCTTAACAAACTTGCTATGTCTTTAAAGAGAGATCTTCCAGAAGAGGAACCAGCACAGATAAAAAGAAGGGAAGACGGGGAACCGGTGAGTGTGCTGAAGGACAACCTGAGATCTGACTTAACACATCTGGAGGAAAAGCTGGAGAAATGTGAAAACGCCCTAGAGAGTTACGATAGCATGACTCAGCACACCAAGGACCAGCAGGTGGACACAACGAGGAGGATCAGGGAAGAGTTTGAGAAGCTCCACCAGTtcctgagagaggaagaggaggccagACTGGCTGctctgagggaggaggagaaggaaaagGGAATGTTAATTGAGAGAGGCAAGGACAGCATTGAGGAGCAGATCATCTCTCTCACAGATGCCATTGAGGCTGTGAAAGAGGACCTGATGAAAGGCAGTGAAAGATTCCTTGAGAGTTATAAACTCACCCAGAGCAGAGCCACAGCCCAATGTAAACTTCCGGATCCACAGCTTGTCTCCGGAGCGCTGATCGACATCGCCAAACACCTAGGCAACCTGCAGTTCCAAGTCTGGGAGCAGATGCAGGCGATAGTCAAACACTCGCCCGTGATTTTGGACCCCAACACGGCTCCCTCTACTATGACTCTCTCTGATGACCTTACCAGCGTGCGACACACAGCCATAGAGAAGCAGCAGATTCCGGACAACCCAGAGCGGTTCACACAGTGGGCAAAGGTCCTTGGCTCCGCAGGCTTAGTGAAGGGTTCAGAGCATAgctgggaggtggaggtgggcgACCAACCTGAGTGGAATCTAGGCGTGGCTGCAGAGTCCGTCAATCGGAAGGGAGAAAATCTTCTCGCGTCACCAGAATACGGAATCTGGGCTATACTGAAAAGGGGGCGCAAGTATACAAATGGAATTGGTAAAACGCTCACTCTGAAGAGGATACCCCAGAGGATCAGAGTTCAGCTGAACTACGACAGGGGTGAAGTGGCTTTCTATGACCCCAAAgacaatacacacatctacacTTATAAACATAGGTTTACTGAGACTGTCTACCCATACATCTCTGTTTGGAAGATAAAAGACGCCAGCAACCGTGATATACAGATCTGCCCATCAGAGGTGTCTGTGACAGTAAAATCATATCAGTGA